The Primulina huaijiensis isolate GDHJ02 chromosome 18, ASM1229523v2, whole genome shotgun sequence DNA window TCTAAAGCATTTTAGATTATTTTGCCTTTATAAAGTTATTTTCTCTTGACTTGAGCCTGTAAAAGATGCTGGCTACGAGGAGAGGAAGAGATATTCATGGATGCTTCTACTTGTGCTATAGCTTTTCGGATATTGAGAATGAATGGATATGATGTAACTTCAGGTTAACTAAGATGATTAACTATTTCCTCTTTTTTCCATCTTTTTAAGAGGAAGGAAATAGTTAAAATGTCGGAACATCCTTAATAGAATCTGTATGACTTGCAGATCCGTTGACCAAAATTCTTGAAGAAGATAGCCTTTCCAATCCCCTCTGTGGACATATAAGAGACGTGCACACTGCTCTCGAAGCATTTAAGGCATCAGAGATGACAATGTACCCTACTGAGTCAGTTCTTGAGACACAAAATCTGAGGCTTAAACATTTCCTGGGGCACAGAACGACCAGTGGTTCAATTCATTCAAGCAAACTCGGCAGAAATATTGACCAAGAGGTAATCTTTCTCTTCCTACTTGTTGAACACATATAATATGGTTGCTTACATCAAGTCTTTCAGGTGAACCATATCATGCAATATCCCTACTATGCAATTTTACCAAGAATGGAAAACCGGAAAAATATTGAGCATTATAATGTGGACAATTTAAGAATGTTGAAAACTTCATACAGGTAAAAGTTATTTCTATGTTTTATTAGTTTTTCTTCCTCCCTCCCTACCTATCTATTGTTGTATCTATTCAttgattgttgatccatttatCATTGTACTATCTACATTGTATATATCTAACCGATGAAGTCTTTTTCAATTTCAGCTCACCTAATTTTGCCAACATGGATTTCCTTTCATTGTCGGTATCAGACTTCAATAAATGTCAAGAAATACATCTCGAAGAACTCAAAGGGATCGAGAGGTTTGTATCATAAAGTAACATAGATTATTGGTTTCTTTGGCGGTGGTAATATCAAATGGAGTGTGAGGCTTGgaacttttattttttcactttaAATACTCAAAAGATTGACTTCTTGGTACTTAACCATTGTAAGGCGATCGATCATATATCAAGCAATCAAATTATATCTTAAAACTTTACCCATCTCTTCCAACATTGAATTTTCAAGTATTAAATTGTATGCCTGTAGATGGGTTGTAGAGAGCAGATTGGACGAGCTCAAGTTTGCGAGGAGTAAATCTGCATACTGTTATTTTTCTGCTGCAGCATCCATTTTCCATCCTGAACTATCAGATGCCAGAATATCATGGGCCAAAAATGGTGTTCTTACCACAGTAATTGACGACTTTTTCGATGTTGGAGGTTCTATAGAGGAATTGAAATTATTAATTCAGTTAGTTGAAATGTATGAATTTGTATATCTGTTTTTCTTGCTGCATTTGATTCTGCTGTTTTGCgtatgatatttttatcagttgtcaTCACCCTTATTGCAGTTGGGATGTAAATGTTAACACAGGAAGCTGTTCTGAGAATGTTCGGATAATATTTTCTGCACTTAAGAGCACTATCTGTGAGATTGTGGAAAAAGCTGCCGTTCGACAAGAACGTAATGTGATGCGCCATGTAATTGACATTGTAAGATTACCTCCTTtgttctttatttgaataccaATGTTCTGCTATTTACCATTCCCATTCAAGGCTAATGCTCCCATGTGCTTTTTCTAGCCGCTGAATATTATTCTATCCAATGTTAAAATTATTGGATTCGAGCCGAATTTGGACTTGTTTGAATATGTTTGAAGTCAATTTCAATGCTAAATGATTTGTGTTTGGCAGTTTTATTAggttcattgatattttatacgTGTATTTAAACTCAACAGAACTCGGGTGCTCGAGCTATAATTGGAACGTTTGCTCATTATAATTGGATAATTAAGTTTGAACTAAACTAATTTAGCTTTAGTGCCTGACTGGAACCTAGAATTGATCATTTTTTGAGCTTCAATGAAAATACAAGTAGCATTCGGCTTGATTTGGCTCTTTTGCCTCTTACAAGCATTccatcaattacttgtttcagaTGCTAGCTGCATTTGGATCCAAGAAGGTGGTTTAATAGCTAGTATCTTTGCCACAGCAATAGATGATTCCTTGATTTGCGTTTGCAGTGGCTAGATTTGCTTAAAAGCATGTTGAAAGAAACTGAATGGACTATGGACAGCTACATGCCATCGATGAGTGAATACATGAGCAATGCCTATGTATCGTTTGCTCTCGGGCCAATTGTCCTGCCAGCTCTTTATCTAGTCGGGCCTAAGCTTTCCGAGGAGATAGTTCATCATTCCGAGTACCACAATCTATTCAAACTGATGAGTACATGCGGACGCCTTCTCAATGACATCCACAGTTATGAGGTAGGCCATGTGTTTTCTGAACCAagtgattttaagttaaatattAGAGATGGAAGGTTAcaagttcaaatttttttatggacAATCTCTTTTATTCTCGATTAAGTTGTGACTTTAGCTGCTTATTTATTAACCTTCGCTATTTTAATTCTTGAAAAAACATTCggttatatgtttaaaaaaaattccagccTATATTCCTCCATTTCGTGCTGACATGTGGGGGATATGTTGTAACATAAAACTATTATTGGCCTCAGCTCCCATAATCTCAAGCTTTTACAACTAGTGATTTCTAACAGAAGCAGCTTACTCTTTCGCGTTTCTTGGACAGCGTGAATCTAAGGAGGGTAAACTAAATGCCTTATCATTGTACATTTGCGATAGTGGTGGTAACTTGATAACCAGGGAAGATTCTACtgcagaaataaaaaaattgatcaacAACTCTAGGAGAGAACTTCTGAGATTAGTTCTCGAGAGAAAGAAAGGTGTTCTACCACGAGCTTGTAGGAATTTATTCTGGCATATGAGCACGGTTCTGCACCTCTTTTACATTAAAGACGACGGATTCACCTCACAGGACTTGATCAAGGTTGTGAACTCAATTATACATGAACCTATTGTTCTGAGTGAACTTTATATATGAATTCAATTGCTAAATAATGGTTCTTTTGTTGGGAAAATTATGCATGTTTATTGCTGGCCAAATCAGAAGACAGGCACGtgaaatacatatttcattCTCAAAATCTTCTGTTTATTTGAGGGATTGGTGGACGTAAAATTAATTTTGGGTTTCTTTGGTTTTCTATGACTGTCAATAGACCTTTTTTTTCCCTAGCTGGCTTAAAATGAAGCACAAGGTTGTGTTTGTTTCCTTCTTTAATTGCACGTCAAATGTGATATAAAGTTGAGTGATTGGTTAGATTCCACGAAGAAATATGCACAAATTTGATATCTAGTTTAGTGTTAAATTTACGTAAGTTTGGACTAGATTtcgaaatttatttttgttaaaaaaaaaaaagagaaagatcCGCCCTTTAATCCATAAGATAAATGAAAATGCGATAATAAAGGATTTTATAATAACTATAACCAACGATTATTCTGGACTGGAAACTGGAGGACCATAAAACAGACGTAATCTAGATCACCGTAACTTCGACGACACACGGTCATTGGCTAGTTGTCTGGTTTTTGAGATGAAACTAGAGACGCCTTGTCGTCATTAGACTATGCCAATGCCAGTAAATTTTCTGCGGTGCGCGGCAGCATACGGCTTCGAAGGAAACAGaactaaaaaaatcattttagaatGATTTCTTTTAATAAGAGACCAATCCATGAATTCCACCTTCAACTTGTGCAGCTCCAGTCCTTACCTGAACAAGGAGAAAGAAACAATAGGTTTAACAAGGTTCACGAACCATGAGTTACAGATTATCCTGATACGAGAGGATTTATCATACATATCAAGAAAAATCCTCACTTGGCCAAAGTTGGCAACATAAGTGAACGATCAAAATCAATTCAAAGGATTAAACAAACCTCTAGCCTCAGCACACCGGATCTAAGCAGGTCATGCGCGGATTGCAGGGAGGAAGCACCAAGATCCTGGAAACCCTGCTTCACTGCCTGCATGGTATAGGGTATGAACTTCAATATAGAACCTTTATCTGCCACAGCACCAACAACTCCTTGGGCAATCTTCAACTTAGCTTTATCACCAAGATATCGAGCATCGCTTCCCTTTGTCATTGCTTCTAGGGATCCCATGCCTCGATACTTTTTGACTCGACGGCCACCCTGTTCTTGTCAAATGCGAACATTGTTAACAAATATACATATAACATCTGTGTTTACCGAATGTTCTATAAACAATCAAAATCATACCCACAAAAAAAATAGTGAAAAGGATTAGCACGTGATTATGATTGATGGAAATCCTGTCAACCTAAACCA harbors:
- the LOC140964147 gene encoding ent-kaurene synthase TSP4, chloroplastic isoform X1, with the translated sequence MSLQYSSYLLSYRQKNLLIKSSGSSQISAASLDVGVKPVKFLKTNSMFEEAKERIAELLRKPKISVSTYDTAWVAMVPSPHSSVEPCFPDCVNWLIENQCGDGSWAHPHHHHLLRKDILSSTLACVLALKKWGVGEQQIDKGVHFIESNLTSATEESQISPLGFDIIFPGMLEYAEDLSFNLSLEPTTLKNLFQSRDLKLERCYQTDSVEMEAYLAYFSEGIRNLQNWESVMKHQRRNGSLFNSPSTTAAAYMSHQNPGCLDYLQSALKMFGNAVPAVYPMSMYAQLSTIDNLERLGICRHFRNEIQSVLDEIYRCWLRGEEEIFMDASTCAIAFRILRMNGYDVTSDPLTKILEEDSLSNPLCGHIRDVHTALEAFKASEMTMYPTESVLETQNLRLKHFLGHRTTSGSIHSSKLGRNIDQEVNHIMQYPYYAILPRMENRKNIEHYNVDNLRMLKTSYSSPNFANMDFLSLSVSDFNKCQEIHLEELKGIERWVVESRLDELKFARSKSAYCYFSAAASIFHPELSDARISWAKNGVLTTVIDDFFDVGGSIEELKLLIQLVEIWDVNVNTGSCSENVRIIFSALKSTICEIVEKAAVRQERNVMRHVIDIWLDLLKSMLKETEWTMDSYMPSMSEYMSNAYVSFALGPIVLPALYLVGPKLSEEIVHHSEYHNLFKLMSTCGRLLNDIHSYERESKEGKLNALSLYICDSGGNLITREDSTAEIKKLINNSRRELLRLVLERKKGVLPRACRNLFWHMSTVLHLFYIKDDGFTSQDLIKVVNSIIHEPIVLSELYI
- the LOC140964147 gene encoding ent-kaurene synthase TSP4, chloroplastic isoform X2, which encodes MSLQYSSYLLSYRQKNLLIKSSGSSQISAASLDVGVKPVKFLKTNSMFEEAKERIAELLRKPKISVSTYDTAWVAMVPSPHSSVEPCFPDCVNWLIENQCGDGSWAHPHHHHLLRKDILSSTLACVLALKKWGVGEQQIDKGVHFIESNLTSATEESQISPLGFDIIFPGMLEYAEDLSFNLSLEPTTLKNLFQSRDLKLERNTKFTELGICHETSKKKRLPFQLPLDNSRRLYEPSESWLPRLPSISLENVWECWLGICRHFRNEIQSVLDEIYRCWLRGEEEIFMDASTCAIAFRILRMNGYDVTSDPLTKILEEDSLSNPLCGHIRDVHTALEAFKASEMTMYPTESVLETQNLRLKHFLGHRTTSGSIHSSKLGRNIDQEVNHIMQYPYYAILPRMENRKNIEHYNVDNLRMLKTSYSSPNFANMDFLSLSVSDFNKCQEIHLEELKGIERWVVESRLDELKFARSKSAYCYFSAAASIFHPELSDARISWAKNGVLTTVIDDFFDVGGSIEELKLLIQLVEIWDVNVNTGSCSENVRIIFSALKSTICEIVEKAAVRQERNVMRHVIDIWLDLLKSMLKETEWTMDSYMPSMSEYMSNAYVSFALGPIVLPALYLVGPKLSEEIVHHSEYHNLFKLMSTCGRLLNDIHSYERESKEGKLNALSLYICDSGGNLITREDSTAEIKKLINNSRRELLRLVLERKKGVLPRACRNLFWHMSTVLHLFYIKDDGFTSQDLIKVVNSIIHEPIVLSELYI
- the LOC140964147 gene encoding ent-kaurene synthase TSP4, chloroplastic isoform X3 → MVPSPHSSVEPCFPDCVNWLIENQCGDGSWAHPHHHHLLRKDILSSTLACVLALKKWGVGEQQIDKGVHFIESNLTSATEESQISPLGFDIIFPGMLEYAEDLSFNLSLEPTTLKNLFQSRDLKLERCYQTDSVEMEAYLAYFSEGIRNLQNWESVMKHQRRNGSLFNSPSTTAAAYMSHQNPGCLDYLQSALKMFGNAVPAVYPMSMYAQLSTIDNLERLGICRHFRNEIQSVLDEIYRCWLRGEEEIFMDASTCAIAFRILRMNGYDVTSDPLTKILEEDSLSNPLCGHIRDVHTALEAFKASEMTMYPTESVLETQNLRLKHFLGHRTTSGSIHSSKLGRNIDQEVNHIMQYPYYAILPRMENRKNIEHYNVDNLRMLKTSYSSPNFANMDFLSLSVSDFNKCQEIHLEELKGIERWVVESRLDELKFARSKSAYCYFSAAASIFHPELSDARISWAKNGVLTTVIDDFFDVGGSIEELKLLIQLVEIWDVNVNTGSCSENVRIIFSALKSTICEIVEKAAVRQERNVMRHVIDIWLDLLKSMLKETEWTMDSYMPSMSEYMSNAYVSFALGPIVLPALYLVGPKLSEEIVHHSEYHNLFKLMSTCGRLLNDIHSYERESKEGKLNALSLYICDSGGNLITREDSTAEIKKLINNSRRELLRLVLERKKGVLPRACRNLFWHMSTVLHLFYIKDDGFTSQDLIKVVNSIIHEPIVLSELYI